From a single Lolium rigidum isolate FL_2022 chromosome 7, APGP_CSIRO_Lrig_0.1, whole genome shotgun sequence genomic region:
- the LOC124669163 gene encoding protein CUP-SHAPED COTYLEDON 1-like — translation MGLREVESTLPPGFRFYPSDQELVCHYLYKKVANERASQGTLVEVDLHAREPWELPDVAKLTASEWYFFSFRDRKYATGSRTNRATKTGYWKATGKDREVRSPATRAVVGMRKTLVFYLGRAPNGAKTSWVMHEFRLDSPHLPPREDWVLCRVFQKQKGDGEQDNVRSSSPTFAGCSQAAQEPTPVMDASSEQMGFMPQQEEVTCGSNSLAMNAAIWQQYNSVLLDQFPQEEMVGSSPAMGIGARGGVGDECEFFLGSGFEDMASFGGMRFPQGWS, via the exons ATGGGGTTGagggaggtggagtccacattgCCGCCGGGGTTCAGGTTCTACCCCAGCGATCAGGAGCTCGTCTGCCACTACCTCTACAAGAAGGTCGCCAACGAGCGCGCCTCGCAGGGGACGCTCGTCGAGGTCGACCTCCACGCACGCGAGCCATGGGAGCTTCCCG ACGTGGCGAAGCTGACGGCGAGCGAGTGGTACTTCTTCAGCTTCAGGGACCGCAAGTACGCGACGGGGTCGCGCACGAACCGGGCCACCAAGACCGGCTACTGGAAGGCCACCGGCAAGGACCGGGAGGTGCGCAGCCCGGCCACGCGCGCCGTTGTCGGCATGAGGAAGACGCTCGTCTTctacctgggccgcgcccccaacGGCGCCAAGACCAGCTGGGTCATGCACGAGTTTCGCCTCGACTCGCCGCACCTGCCACCAAGG GAGGACTGGGTGTTGTGCAGGGTGTTCCAGAAGCAGAAGGGGGACGGAGAGCAGGACAACGTCCGCTCGTCCTCGCCGACCTTCGCCGGCTGCTCCCAGGCAGCACAGGAGCCGACCCCAGTGATGGACGCAAGCAGCGAGCAGATGGGCTTCATGCCGCAGCAGGAGGAGGTGACCTGTGGCTCGAACTCGCTGGCCATGAACGCGGCGATATGGCAGCAGTACAACTCGGTTCTTCTCGACCAGTTCCCGCAGGAGGAGATGGTGGGCAGCTCGCCGGCGATGGGTATAGGGGCGAGAGGAGGCGTCGGAGACGAGTGCGAGTTCTTTCTCGGCTCGGGCTTCGAGGACATGGCGAGCTTCGGGGGCATGAGGTTCCCGCAAGGGTGGAGCTGA